The Pseudanabaena yagii GIHE-NHR1 genome segment CTTCGCTCATCCAAAAAGTCAGGCTTCCTCTTTGTTTTAGCCCTGCGTTATACTCTGTCCAGTTGCGGATCTCATGTTTCTGTGTCATTTGCTGGGACTCCATCTCCTGATTTTTATCTAATTTACCTTCTCTTCCCCTTTTTATGCAACAACGCCATCTAAATTTATAATTTATAGGAGCAATGCTCAAAAGAATGATCTATCTTTTGAGTAAGTTAAGTGATGTAATTTCGACTGCACCTTGCAAAACAGTTCAACCAGAAAGCTTCATCACTTGCTTCCCATGTAGCTTTTAAAATGTCAAAAGTAAAAGCGTTGCTTAGCAACGCTTTTACTTTTGACATTTGAGAGAGGGTTTGCTTAGCAAACCCTCTCTCAAAGATCGCTTCAAATTATCCCGAACTAGCGTTTACTAGCTTGAATTATTTAATGTGAGTACGATAGTGCTATTTGCGAGATGCTTCGCATCCCTTCATGTTTTCGTTGAACTGACGTTTATTTTAGGAACGCTATATTTCTTTGTATTTATATATACAGAAACTTCCTTTTCACTAACCTTAAATAGAGGTTAGTCTTGTATACAGTATACATATTTATCCTTGCAAAGCAATAATGCGTCATATTTTTCAGAAGCAACTAAACAGAATTTTACTTATTGCCGCCTCGACTACGATTCTTGTAGCTTGTAATTCTGCTCCTCCTAGCAACACAAGCACTAATACAGTTTCTGGAGACAAGACTTCAGCACCAGCTACATCTCAAGCAGCTACTAGCCCTGACAAGAAAGGGAAGCAAGCCATTCGAGTACAATTGCCTTTTTTGAAACAAAGCCTTGATGCACCGCTAATTGTAGCGATTGAAAAGGGATACTTTGCGGAAGAAGGTTTAGATGTTAGTTACGAACGTGGGTTTGGGAATGCTGACACAATTAGCAAACTCGGGACTGGTAAGTATGATTTAGCGTTTAGCGATATGTATAACGCGATGGAGTTCAACGACAAAAATCCTAATGACAAAATTATTGCCGTTGCCATCTATCAAAACAAAGCTCCCTTCTCAATTGTTACTTTTAAAGCAAATGGTATTAAAAGTCCTGCGGAGTTAGTAGGTAAGAAACTAGGTGCTCCTGCTGGAGATGGTCCTCGCAAACTCTTTCCTCTTTTTGCTAAGGAAGTAAAAATTGCACCCGATTCGGTAACTTGGGAAACAATGGAACCAAAACTGCGTGAAACTTTTTTACTTCAAGGTAAAGTGGATGCGGTGAGCGGATTTTATACTTCTGTTGTGCCTTCTTTAATTAAGGGAGGAAAAACGATGGATGATATTCAGATCTTCTTCTACGACGAGTTTGGTTTGGATTTCTATGGCAATGGTATTTTAGCGAAGAAAGACTTTGCTGATAAAAACCCTGAAGCAATTAAGTCATTTCTAAAAGCATACTTCCGTGGAATGCAGGAAGTTATTAAAGATCCTACTGCTGCATTGGATTTAGTTGTTTCTACAGATCAGAGCAAGCTGATGGATCGCGAAGCAGAAAAGCTGCGTTTGAAGCTAGCAATCGAGAGGATGTATGTTACCCCAGAAGTAGAAGCTGCTGGTTTTGGAGGTGCTGACATGAAGCGTTTAGAAAAGAGCATCACCCAGACTGTTGAAGGATTTAAGTTGAAGCCTGTAACAGTTGCAGATATTTTTACCGATAAATTTCTACCACCTAAAGACAAAAGATTGGTTCCTTCGGCTAGCGATCGCAAACCATTGCTCTAAATTCCTTTGCTCCCCAACGATAAAATGGTACAGCCTCTAACATCTAGTTCTACCGAAAGCATTTCGCCTTCTATGCCCTTGCTGGAATTTGACAAGATCGGTTTAGAATATCCATTTGGTGATTCGATTCGTCGAATTATTCAAGAAATTACTCTCAGTATCAAACCAGGTGAGTTTGTTTCATTCGTTGGTCCAAGCGGATGTGGTAAGACTTCGATTTTGCGAATGGTTTCAGGATTGAGTCCTACCAAAATTGGTGAATTACGGTGTCATGGTCAACCTGTAACTAAACCTCTCAAAAATGTAGGCATTGCATTCCAAAATCCTGTGCTCCTTCCTTGGCGACGCACTATAGATAATGTATTGCTGCCATTAGAGGTAGTGCATCCCTATAAGCGCGATTTTAAAGTTAATCATGCTCATTATGTGGACATGGCTCAAAAGTTGTTACAAGCTGTAGGTTTAAAAGATTTTCAGCAACAATTTCCTTGGCAATTGTCGGGAGGAATGCGTCAGAGAGCTTCACTTTGTCGTTCTTTAATCCATCAGCCTGAGATATTGTTGCTAGATGAGCCTTTTGGTGCTTTGGATGCTTTTACTCGCGAAGAAATGTGGGTGATGCTGCAAGATTTGTGGATGCAAGCAAAATGCGTTGGTATCTTGATTACCCATGATTTGCGAGAAGCCGTCTTTTTGTCAGATACAGTCTATGTTATGAGTCCACGTCCGAGCGAAATCGCCTTTGAACTAAAAATTGATCTGCCTCGTCCGAGAACGCTAGAAATGTGTCTCAGTGATGAATTTGCTCATCTAGCAGCAGAGCTCCGTCGCCATATTCATAAGAATTAATCACTCATTCCATGAGCAACTTAACTCGTTAAGTTGCTCATTCCATTTCAAAGACTTTTGATAATTAGTATTGTTTATGTTGATGAGGGTTAGATATGCAAGGGACTGTAGATAATGTGAGGCGAGCACCTAAAAAATTTGATTTTGATGCTTTTTTAAATACCAAAGCTGCGACTGTCATTTTGCCAGCGATCGCTACAGTTGTATTATTTATAGTTTGGGAAGCAGCAGTATGGATTTTTCAAATTAAGCCCTTTAACTTACCAGCTCCTAGCGATATTTTAAAAGCTTATGTTAAATTTGCACCGCAACTAATGGAAAATTCTTGGCGAACGGTTTGGACAACTTTCGCAGGATTTATTATTGCTAGTGTTATCGGAGTAGTGTTAGGTTTTTTGATCGGTTACTCCCGATTTATTTATCTGACGTTCTATCCATTACTAGTTGCCTTCAATACCATTCCTAAGTCAGCGCTAGTACCATTGCTAGCAGTTTGGTTCGGAGCAAATGCCATTCCTGCGATCGTCACTGCTTTTTTACTAGCCTTTTTCCCGATCGCAGTTAATGTGGCTTTAGGCTTAGAGACCATTGAGCCAGAAATGAAAGATGTTTTATATGCTTTAGGGGCATCAGATTTTGAGATTTTCCAGAAAGTGGGATGGCCGCATACCTTACCCTATGTATTTGCTTCTCTCAAGATTGCCGTTTCGTTTTCCTTTATCGGAGCTGTAATCGCTGAATCGATCGCCTCTAATGCAGGTTTAGGTTATTTGATTGTACAAGCCGCATCAGACTTTAATGTACCACTAGCCTTTGCAGCACTAATTACTCTGGCTATTTTAGGAGTAATGCTCTATTCATTATTCGTAGCCATAGAAAAGAAAGTAATCTATTGGGCAAGATAGAGATAAATCTAAATAAAAAAAGGCTCGCTTAGCGAGCCTTTTTTTATTTAGATTTAGGCGCAGGCAACCATGCCCAATGGCGATAGTTTTGATGGAGGTGTTCTTGGGGTTCATTACCTTTCAGTTCATCTTCAAATCTTTGGCGATCGCGATACTCGCTATTCCGTTGCTGTTTTTGAGTTTCACGAAGAGTCTTCATCTTTTTTAATTTCACAACTTAAGCTTTATATTTGTATTATAAACTACAAATGTTGTAGCAATGCCAAGAATATGTTTGTATTCGATGACATATAGCCATAGTCACCTGTATCAGGACAAATTAAAAACCAAATATTGTAAGGCGGCGCGAAGACAATATTTGGTTTTTATGTCCTAACAAGAATGGTGACAGACATAAAAGCAAAAGAGAGTTGCAGTGCTTTGCACTGCAACTCTCTTTTGCTTTTACGTCATGTGGGACATGAATAAAGGTTTTATAGTAAAATCTTTATTCATGTCCGACTAAACTCTCGTTTGATTAGAAGCTAAACTGAGTGCGGAGGTTACCAACAAATACCGTTGGATTTGTTGAAAAACTATTGGGGTTAAAGATGGCATAAAAAGCAGGGACAATCGCAATGTTTTTACTGATTGGATAGTAGTAAGACATCTCCAAATCATATTGAGTTGCGCCATCGCCACCGCCAGATACAAGAAAATTACGTCCACTAGAGTAGCTGTAGGGCACGACAAAGGAAAGAACACCTAAAGCCCCTTCCTTAAATAAATCTGGGAATCCCAGTCCAAATTGGAAAGCATTCACATTAATACTTCCACCAGCAATCGCAGGATTGATTGGTGCAATATTTGTACTACCGTAGGAGTAACGACCAAATATACCAAAACCTTTAGAAATTAACCAATCAAAGTTCAAGATAATTGTGTCGGCTGTTGCATTGTTAATTCCTCCACCTTGACCATCATCAGCAATCCCATAGGGCAAAGGCTCAGCCGTTGCACCACCAATGCGATTGTTGTTAGTCTTGATATTGGAGCGAGTATACAAAAAGCGGATATTGGCATCGCGGCTGGGTGAATATACTAACTCCGCCGTTAGAGTATTTGTGCCACCAAATAAGCCTTGTTGAGGATTACTTGAAGTGTTGAAGTTAGGGTTAGCGGCAGATAGAAACTCTGTATTTTCGCCTAAATAGGCAGCAGTTAACTTAAATTGAGAATCGATTGTCCAAGTTACTACCGCTCCTGAACCGCGATCAACAGCATTGGAAAGAGTACTGCCATTGGAGTTAAAACTAGTGGCTCCTGTCAAAAAGTTAGTAAAGCGATTACCATCAAAATAACGATAGAAGTTCAAACGCGGACCAATCGCTATATTGACATTGCTAGCTACAGGGAAACTATAGAATAGTTCCCGAATGTTAAATACATTGGCTGTTGGTACACCTGTTTGATCAAGGAATGGCGTTCCCCAAGAATTGGTATATCCCGCCGATGCAAAGTTGTTAGCGGGAGAGTTCCCATTGCCTGTGACTAATTGGGTAACCAGCGCGTCTTTGCCCGTGAAGGAAGTTGTTAAATTTAGAAATAGATAATATCCAAAAGTAATATTGGGACGTTGAGTGACAACTCGTGAAGGCTGTCTAGTAACTGGATCACGAGTTGGTGTAGCGAGTATATTAGTTGCACTAACACGCTCAGCAATTACATCGCCTGAAGCAGCAGCGCCAGTGAGGTTAAAGAATGCTAAACCGCTCAATTTAGTGGTTGGAGAAAACTGCTGTGCTTCGAGAGTGGCAACTTTTTTGTCAAGGGTATCAATGCGTCCACGGAGAGTTGCAAGCTCAGCGGCAAACTCCTCTTGGAGTTTTCTCAATGTTGCGAGATCTTCTTTAGATACTTTATCGGCTAGACCTGCGGAGATAATTTCATTGATTTTATCTAAACAAGCGTTTAAGCCAGCCGCAAATTCATAGCGGGCTAGAGCTTTACCACCACGGAAAGTACTATTTGGATAACCAGCAATACATCCATAACGTTCTACTAGAGATTGGAGAGCCGTGAATGCCCAGTCAGTAGGTCGTACATCCGATAATTGCGAAACAGAAGTAACTGCGGAAACTTCCGTCGGCTCAACCAGTTTATCTACTTCTAAATTTGTGATGGAAGATGATGCCGATGACAAATTTTGTTGGAGCGTGACTGCGGCTTCTTGGCGATCAATTAGATTACTAATCGAGGTGGGAGCCAATGTTGATGGATTGCTTGATAAATTTGCTGTTGATAGATTAACAGAAGAATCTTTGGGTGAAATATTAGAAGCTTGAGGTGCAGCTTGTGCAGATGCATCAGAAAAAATAGACAGCGCGACAAACATCGCCAGACATGAAAGCGAACTATTGAAAGCCTTTGACATAACTCCTCAAACCAGTGATATGAGCGACAGACTAAAAATCGCAACAGTCTGGATGCTGTATACAGTATCCAGACTGTTGCGATTAAACTTTAGATTTGAGATCAATTTCTGTATTCCAAATCACAAAGGTATAGAAGTTTAAGTTTTAACGGAAGTAAAATAATATGGTTATCCGTGCCTTGCTATGCAAGTCACAGATAACAAAAAACGGGAAGAATTGCTAGCAATTCTTCCCGTTTTTTGCTTTAGTCGAACTGACTTTAGTTAACACGAGTTCGGGATAATTTGAAACGGTCTTTGAAAATTAACCCGAACTGATGTTAGTTTAGTGAAATTCAAAACCCAAATAGTGTAGGGCGGCGCTTCGCGCCACCCTACACTATTTGGGTTTTATGTCGACAGGTATATTTTCAATTTTGCATACTAGCCGAAAGAGAAGCTTTTCGTCTCTTTCGGGTTAATTTGAGCGTAATTGTTCTAATTCAGAACGCAAACTTGCTAGCTGCTGTGTGAGTTCTGCAATCTCATCACGCATACTCGCTTTTACCTTTTGCTCAACCTTTTCCGTAGACTGATCAACTCCGTTGTCATCAACGGTTTTCGCAGTAGTAGTTACTGTGGTCAAACCTGTTGATTCCGAATCATTGGGAGACTTGCCGCTAACCTGCTGAGCAATAAAGCTATCCACATAGCTACGTGCTTCTGCCTCTGTTGTCACACCTTTCTCTGCAAGTGCTTGGGTAACTTCATCAAAATTACGCCCCAACAATCTCAAATTTTCTTCGCGTTTGATGGGATCTTGGATTACCTCAATTAATGATGATGTTGCACCTAGTGTGACGTAGTAGCCCCTTTGCAAAAGCTTTTCTAAGTCGATGGTATCCATAAAACTCCTGCAAATGTGTAGTTTTGTAATATATTCTAATCGATATTTTAGAAGTTCGTTCAAAGTGCTTTGCTTTGCAAAGCACTTTGAATTTAAGGCTTTAAAACATTGGCTGGAAACTGACCCTGTACATTTCCCGCAGGGCTGTAATGACAGACCACGTAGAAAGCGTTAAATCTTGTACCATTAAGCGTTTTCGTTCCTTTTGCCGTACCACAGCCTAACTGGTTACTAGACTTCCACACCACCTGTGTGAAATGTCCTGTCGCGGAAGAAAATCCGGGGGCAGAATAATTGTATTGCTTCACCTCGTTATACCAAGAATCTACGGCATTCTTAGCAAGAGCATCTGGAGCGATCACAGATGCGGTTGTGTAGTAAACATATAGATTTTCCCCAGCACCATTGCGTTGAGAAGACGAGCTATGGGTAAATGTCCCCGTTGTAGCTAGCTGATTTGCCCAATTTTGGGCTGTGCTATTGGTGGAATTATTGATAACCATGGCAGGACTACGATGGATACCCCGATAAGTATTGTGCTTCGACAATGCAGTACTGCGAAAAGTAGTCAAGCTAGTCGTTTGTGCAGATGCGACATCGCAACTCAGAACGATTAGTGGCGCAATGGTGGCTAATCCTGCCAGAGTCGAACTGATATATCTTTGCTGATTGATTAACATTTCGTAAAAAACACCAAATTTATTTAGTAGACATTCTAGCTTTTCTTTGAATATGGATGATTGAACCACAAATCTCAATCTGAATCAAAACCAGATAATATGTTACAAGCCTTGATTTATAAGGTTTTTAATATATCTAGAAGAAGGATATGCGGCGTATATCCTTACCCAATATAAGGACCACCTATTATTTTTATGAACACCATGAGTTCAACTGCTCAATTAGATCAGCAATTAGAAGAAAAAATTATTTTAGTCGATACTAGCGATCGCCAGATTGGGACTGCTGAGAAATTACAGGTACACCGTGACGGACTGTTGCATCGTGCCTTTTCGATTTTCGTGTTGAATTCCCAAGGACAGCTTTTGCTACAAAGACGCGCCAAGCATAAATATCATTCAGGTGGACTCTGGACAAATACCTGTTGTAGTCATCCTCGCAATGAGGAAACAACTTTGCTTGCCGCCCATCGTCGTCTGCAAGAGGAAATGGGCTTTGATTGTGACTTGAAGGAGTTGTTTAGTTTTGTCTATCGTGCTGAGTTAGATAATGATTTGATTGAGTATGAGTTTGATCATGTGTTTGTCGGTTATAGCGATCGCGAGCCAATTCTCAACCCTGATGAAGCCGATGATTGGAAATGGATAGATTTACAGGTTTTACAAACAGATATTCGCGAACATTCCGAAGCCTATACCTATTGGCTACGCGATTGCTGCGATCGCTTCATTGCTGCCCTATAGCAGTTTTCATTTTGCCATCGGCAAAATGAAAACTCCAAAACCTTACTGTGATTGATTTTCGGCTTTCAAACGAGTATGTACTTATTTGAAAACCGCTATAACTGTAGAATGCGTTAATGTAACGCATAAAGCAAGCCACATTCTAAGTTTACCTGCACCAACTGACTATGGAGGAAAATTATGGATACTTATTCCGAAGAACAGGTTGATCAGATTCTCCGCTATGCTCTCGCCAAGAGAACTAATGGTCAAAACCTCACCAAACAGCAGATATACGAGATTGCCTCAGATATGGGTGTGAGTGAAGCTGATTTCCTCGCCGCAGTACAGGAATGGCAATCTAAGCAATTTGTACGCAAGGAGCAAGTGGAATTCGATAAATATAAAAAGAAGTCTTTTAAATCGAATTTGTTGAAATTTGCGATCGTCAATTCTTTTTTAGTGGCGTTAAACTTATTTACCTCTGGTCAAATTGGGTGGGAAGTTTATCTACTTGTATTTTGGGGCTTAGGCGTAGCACTAGACGCATGGGTGACCTATCAAACCGATAGTGAAGAATATGAAAAACAATTTCAAAAATGGATGCAAAAACAAAAACGCGATCGCTTAACTGCTCAAATTACAGGCAAATTAACGACTAGCCTCGAAGAATGGTTGAAATAATTTAAGGAAGCATTGCGAAGCAATGCTTCCTTAAATATAAACCGCAATGGGAACACGCTTAAAGGCAGGTGTGCCGCAATGTTCGTCAATGGGAGCGCTAAAAATCGCATTGACTTCGGGATAAAACATTAAAGCTGAACCTTCGCGAATCTGTCCATAGATGATTTCTACATTTGCCATTTCACCTGCATTCCCCCTGACCGTTACGCGCTGATGTTCCTGAAAACCTGCGCGATCGCCATCGGCTTTACTCATTAAAATGCAGTTGCGGTGAGGCATACCGCGATAGTAGTCACCATCCTTATACACAACCGTATTATGCTGCGAATAGCTGCGCCCTGTGCCAAGAATGAGTGCGATCGCTTTTGTATATTCAGGTAGATTAAAACTGGCAAGCGTTGGTATTTCTAGCTTGGGTAAAGGCGTGACAAACATCTTGGCTTTGCCCGATCGCGTCGGGAAGTTGGGCGTATGGAAGATGCGATTAGCGATCGTAAATTCTTGATTGGTATCGTCGATTTCGCCGATTTTGGCATAGTCGGGAATGGTTTTAGCAATGAGTTGGCGGATATATTTGGGATCTTGTAGCGATCGCCAATTAATGACATCGTGACCATGCAGGCGATCGGCAAGTTCGGAGAGAAACTCTACTTCAGAAATTAAATCTGTACCTTCGCGTTGATGGAGATGCGATGTCCCTTCATCATTGAGACGTACAAAGTTATTGCCAGACTCGGTTGTAGTTTTATGAGGATTCTCAAAGCGGGCAAATACAGGCAGGATTAAAGTATTCTCTTTTGCGAGTCCATAAAAATGTCCGAGATTGGGCTTGGTGGAAATATAAATAATCGTTTCGATATTACCGAGAGCGCGTTTAGCTTGGGTGAGATCAGGATTTGCCGCATAGATATTGCCACCCAGACAGAGCAAAGTATCAATTTCATGGCGATCGCTTGCCTCGATCAGAGCACGAGTGTCATAGCCCTGTACCCGACTCAGCGATCGCTGCAATAATTGCTCTAAAGCCTGCATGATCTCTTCCTTGAGGCGAATTGTCACCCCCATCGAGCCAAAACCCTGCACATTAGAATGTCCGCGAATTGGCATCGTTCCTGCGCCTTCTTTACCTGCATTTCCTGTTAATAACGCGGTATTAGCAATACTAAAAATATTGTCTACTGCATTAGAATGCTGCGTGATGCCCATCGCCCAAGCAAAGACCACCCGTTGCGAAGTGCCAATCATCTCGGCGGCAATTTCCAACTCTTCGCGAGAGACTCCACAGGTATTGAGAATATCTGCCCAATCTAGCGATCGCAACTGCTCAATGACTGCTTCCCAACCTTCTGTATGCTGCTGAAGGAATTCATAATTAATCCAATTATTCTCCAGCAAAGATTTTTGAATACCTAGCAAAACCGCAGTATCACTACCTGAAATCGGCTGAATGTAATGGGAAGATATTTCTGAACCTTTGAGAAAGGATTTGATGGGATAGGCTGGTGAAGCGAATTTGACCAAACCCACTTCAATCAAGGGATTAATCACAATGACTTTTCCTCCGCGATCGCGTAGTTTAATTAGTTCATTCATCAAGCGCGGATGGTTAGCAGGTGCATTAGAACCAATCAAGACGATGCAATCGCTCTGTTTCAAATCCGCAAGGCTGACCATTGAGGTTCCAGAACCAAATACTCGCTTCAATCCTACCGTTGAAGCTGAATGACAGAGATCGGAGCAGTCCGCAAGATTATTAGAACCAAGCGATCGCATGAGCAATTGCAAAAGGTACGCTGCCTCATTAGATGAACGCCCTGAACTGTAGGATCCGAGACGCTCTGGTGCTTTTTGAAAGGCTTTGGTGACGATTGCATAGACCTCATCCCATGTGATCCGTTCGTAGCGATCGCTATTAGCACGTTTAATTACTGGAAAGCTCAACCGCCCCAAGCTATCGGCTTGCATCGAATTTAATTTTTGCAGTTCAGGAATAGAATATTGCTCAAAGAAATGTTGCGGAATCGGTTCCATTAACTCTGAGGCGATCGCTTCCACACTCTTGGCACAGCGCTGCAAATTTTCCTCATCCTCATTCTGAAATCCTCCCTTTTGTCCACCTGTTCCCCATGCACAGGATAGACAGGCACTCTTATGCAGCAACGTTTTCCAGAGCATTCCTCCTTTGACATCTAAGGTCTTTTCTGCCCAGTAGCTAATGACTTGCCATCCTCCACCCATCACAGGTTTACTAGTGTCTAGAGTAGGGGGCTCTGTCTCAGCGTTAAAAGGATTAGTCATAGATTTGGATGAGTTCTACTACAAAAACTATATAGGAACACAATGCTCATTTGGTTAGTCTACATCTGTGGAGCAAAAATTATGTAAATTGCTATTACAATTTCACAAAATCCCGTAGATAAAATATTTTTGCGCTAAATTACTACCAGCTCAATCTTGAAATTTATCCAAAATCTATATGCCATTTTTCTCAGTTCTTCTTGCCTTACTGAGCGATCGCGATCAGTTCATCAAAGAAATTTATGATGACGTTAAAATTAACACCAAAATAGTTGGCTTATTAATATGTAGTTCTATATTTTTAGCGATTTATGGTGGTTTAATTGGGGCGATTAGCTCTTGGATGCAGATCATCTCTTCCGCCGCAAAGCTACCATTTCTATTTTTAATTACCTTAGCAATTTGTTTACCAGCACTCTATTTCTTTAATGTTTATTTTGGCTCAAAAACTACTCTAAGCCAATATGCAGCAATTTTGCTTTGTGCGGTCACAATTACTAGTACATTACTATTTGGTTTTGCTCCAGTTACTTTGTTTTTCTTAATTACAGCCGATAATTATTCGTTTTTCCTGCTATTAAATGTCGCCATATTTACTCTGACAGGCGTTATTGGGGTTTACTTTCTCTATCAGGTTTTACTACCAAAAACTGAAACTATTATTGCCGACAAAGATTTGGCAATTGACGATACAGCCATTGATAAGAACCGCAAAATCCGCATCTCTATTCTTAAGTTCTGGCTAGGACTCTATGCTTTTGTTGGTAGTCAGATGGCTTGGACATTGAGACCATTTTTCGGTTCCTTTGGCTCTAAATTTGATATTTTTCGTCCCCGCGAAGGCAATTTTTATCTGGCTGTATGGAATGCGCTTAAGAGCTTATTTTTTACATAAATCTGAGACTACCTAACAACTATGCAAACAGATATTAGGAATTTGCAGATTACGGAACAGGATCTAGAGAGGGTTACAGGTAGAGAAATCACTCGTTTATTTATAGGTAGCGTATATCGAATTTCTCTATTAAATAATCCTAAATATTTAGTTCCTTTTTTGACAAGTGAGGCGATCGCTTTATTTTTGATTGCGATCTTTAGTCTGCCAATTAGCATTCTCCTATTTCAATCTCTTGGCAAGTCCATCGATACTCGGCAAGAGCAGATTGGGTTTGCTATTTTTGTGTTTCTGCTTATGTTAATTCTGTTTGCAGGTTGGAATTTTGTTGCTTGGATTCGTGCAAAAAAGATGTCTTGTTTGTCCCATCTGTTAGATGAGGTCGATAAATATAATCAGGTGATTGCGGCGGTAGATCTGTGCGATCGCCTGAAGTCTGTCGGCAATCAATCAGCAAATCTTAATCATCGTGAGGATATATTACAAGCGCTGGAGTTAACTAGAGATAGTCTCATTTGTGGTCTGACTACAGAAAAAATCCTACGAGAGCATCGTCGTTTTCTCAGTGGTCATCGTGAGCTTTTTCATAATATCGAGCAGAACCTCATCGCGTTAAAGTCCTTAGATGTGCAAAATCAGGCTGACCAATATAGTTCTCTACTCAATGATGCGCTAGTGATTGGGATGAATGTGCAAACGGAAATGCTGAAGTTGCAGACAAGGGAAGTTGTATAGATATGGCGATCGCTTGATTATGAAAGTTGGCGATCGCCTAAACAAGTATCAGTAATTTAGCGGTTTAAAACTTCAGTGTCTTAAACTACTGCAAACTCTGTAAAATGCCGTAAAAAGTTTTAACTTCCACTGCGATTTTATTTTTGTCTTTCTCTGTTGCAAAAACTTCAAGAAATAGAAAGTTTAGATCTCCGACTTTTTCTTCACTATTAGAAGCAACTTTCAAAATCACCCCAAAAGTCGGAGATCTTGGCTTGAGGGTGAAGATTTATAATCTATATATGCTGTTTCTTTCCACAAAGCTATATGCAAGAGAATTACTACCATGTTTATAATCGAGGGAACAACTACCAAGCAATATTTTTTGAAAGAGAAAATTATTTACATTTCTTGAGGTTAATTCGTCAATATTTAGTTTCTCAGAAAATTGTGATTTTAGCCTAC includes the following:
- a CDS encoding ABC transporter substrate-binding protein; this translates as MRHIFQKQLNRILLIAASTTILVACNSAPPSNTSTNTVSGDKTSAPATSQAATSPDKKGKQAIRVQLPFLKQSLDAPLIVAIEKGYFAEEGLDVSYERGFGNADTISKLGTGKYDLAFSDMYNAMEFNDKNPNDKIIAVAIYQNKAPFSIVTFKANGIKSPAELVGKKLGAPAGDGPRKLFPLFAKEVKIAPDSVTWETMEPKLRETFLLQGKVDAVSGFYTSVVPSLIKGGKTMDDIQIFFYDEFGLDFYGNGILAKKDFADKNPEAIKSFLKAYFRGMQEVIKDPTAALDLVVSTDQSKLMDREAEKLRLKLAIERMYVTPEVEAAGFGGADMKRLEKSITQTVEGFKLKPVTVADIFTDKFLPPKDKRLVPSASDRKPLL
- a CDS encoding ABC transporter ATP-binding protein encodes the protein MVQPLTSSSTESISPSMPLLEFDKIGLEYPFGDSIRRIIQEITLSIKPGEFVSFVGPSGCGKTSILRMVSGLSPTKIGELRCHGQPVTKPLKNVGIAFQNPVLLPWRRTIDNVLLPLEVVHPYKRDFKVNHAHYVDMAQKLLQAVGLKDFQQQFPWQLSGGMRQRASLCRSLIHQPEILLLDEPFGALDAFTREEMWVMLQDLWMQAKCVGILITHDLREAVFLSDTVYVMSPRPSEIAFELKIDLPRPRTLEMCLSDEFAHLAAELRRHIHKN
- a CDS encoding ABC transporter permease, whose protein sequence is MQGTVDNVRRAPKKFDFDAFLNTKAATVILPAIATVVLFIVWEAAVWIFQIKPFNLPAPSDILKAYVKFAPQLMENSWRTVWTTFAGFIIASVIGVVLGFLIGYSRFIYLTFYPLLVAFNTIPKSALVPLLAVWFGANAIPAIVTAFLLAFFPIAVNVALGLETIEPEMKDVLYALGASDFEIFQKVGWPHTLPYVFASLKIAVSFSFIGAVIAESIASNAGLGYLIVQAASDFNVPLAFAALITLAILGVMLYSLFVAIEKKVIYWAR
- a CDS encoding iron uptake porin, whose protein sequence is MSKAFNSSLSCLAMFVALSIFSDASAQAAPQASNISPKDSSVNLSTANLSSNPSTLAPTSISNLIDRQEAAVTLQQNLSSASSSITNLEVDKLVEPTEVSAVTSVSQLSDVRPTDWAFTALQSLVERYGCIAGYPNSTFRGGKALARYEFAAGLNACLDKINEIISAGLADKVSKEDLATLRKLQEEFAAELATLRGRIDTLDKKVATLEAQQFSPTTKLSGLAFFNLTGAAASGDVIAERVSATNILATPTRDPVTRQPSRVVTQRPNITFGYYLFLNLTTSFTGKDALVTQLVTGNGNSPANNFASAGYTNSWGTPFLDQTGVPTANVFNIRELFYSFPVASNVNIAIGPRLNFYRYFDGNRFTNFLTGATSFNSNGSTLSNAVDRGSGAVVTWTIDSQFKLTAAYLGENTEFLSAANPNFNTSSNPQQGLFGGTNTLTAELVYSPSRDANIRFLYTRSNIKTNNNRIGGATAEPLPYGIADDGQGGGINNATADTIILNFDWLISKGFGIFGRYSYGSTNIAPINPAIAGGSINVNAFQFGLGFPDLFKEGALGVLSFVVPYSYSSGRNFLVSGGGDGATQYDLEMSYYYPISKNIAIVPAFYAIFNPNSFSTNPTVFVGNLRTQFSF
- a CDS encoding CAP family protein, which encodes MVQSSIFKEKLECLLNKFGVFYEMLINQQRYISSTLAGLATIAPLIVLSCDVASAQTTSLTTFRSTALSKHNTYRGIHRSPAMVINNSTNSTAQNWANQLATTGTFTHSSSSQRNGAGENLYVYYTTASVIAPDALAKNAVDSWYNEVKQYNYSAPGFSSATGHFTQVVWKSSNQLGCGTAKGTKTLNGTRFNAFYVVCHYSPAGNVQGQFPANVLKP
- the idi gene encoding isopentenyl-diphosphate Delta-isomerase, producing MSSTAQLDQQLEEKIILVDTSDRQIGTAEKLQVHRDGLLHRAFSIFVLNSQGQLLLQRRAKHKYHSGGLWTNTCCSHPRNEETTLLAAHRRLQEEMGFDCDLKELFSFVYRAELDNDLIEYEFDHVFVGYSDREPILNPDEADDWKWIDLQVLQTDIREHSEAYTYWLRDCCDRFIAAL
- a CDS encoding 2TM domain-containing protein, with amino-acid sequence MDTYSEEQVDQILRYALAKRTNGQNLTKQQIYEIASDMGVSEADFLAAVQEWQSKQFVRKEQVEFDKYKKKSFKSNLLKFAIVNSFLVALNLFTSGQIGWEVYLLVFWGLGVALDAWVTYQTDSEEYEKQFQKWMQKQKRDRLTAQITGKLTTSLEEWLK